The Methanobrevibacter millerae genome window below encodes:
- a CDS encoding ABC1 kinase family protein, whose protein sequence is MKVIPKETNDDIKRINQIYKVLKKNDFGYLIEENTFFKKFPFLRNRKKSDDDKLPDETIPIRIRKVCEDLGPAYIKLGQMLSTRPDLVGVEISEELQKLRDDTPAMDFDEMKKVIESELGSPIDEIYDSFNEMPIGSASIAQVYTAKLKENGKEVAIKVQKPNIEEIIKSDLKLMKFLAVRIDKYLYKTKIYNLPSIVDEFERSILKEINFEEEVRNMEVMAKNFEDVSYIHIPIPYNDYSTKKVITMELIDGIELTRVIKSNCEKYDKKLIAQRGMDSYFKQVMIDGFFHADPHPGNIMVYDDNTICYIDVGMVGILTDDVRGNLAELILLLYNGNTDNIINQLIYMDIISPTQNTPELKADINDLMKKYYGAKLKNANGSIEDLVKAMINNDIVLPREFVMLGRGLTLIEESGRKLNPDFDTGDELKKVAQKLLIYQASPKRAFNVTSNFLLEMGHLAKNLPNTMNSTISKLDDGQLTLNLKLEWLMEVAKQITIAIIIAAVIVGSSIAIFADRGPKLFDISIIGLIGFVFSAALGIYLVIQYLMMEMD, encoded by the coding sequence ATGAAAGTTATCCCTAAAGAAACAAATGACGATATCAAAAGAATAAATCAGATATATAAGGTTCTGAAGAAAAATGATTTCGGGTATTTGATAGAGGAAAATACTTTTTTTAAGAAATTTCCCTTTTTAAGGAACAGAAAGAAAAGTGATGACGATAAACTGCCCGATGAAACCATACCTATTAGAATCAGGAAAGTATGTGAAGATTTAGGTCCGGCATATATCAAATTAGGACAGATGCTTTCAACAAGGCCTGACCTGGTTGGTGTTGAAATATCTGAAGAGCTTCAAAAACTGAGGGATGACACACCTGCCATGGATTTTGATGAGATGAAAAAAGTAATAGAATCCGAATTGGGCAGCCCGATTGATGAAATCTATGATTCATTTAATGAAATGCCAATAGGATCAGCATCAATAGCACAGGTCTATACCGCAAAATTAAAGGAAAACGGTAAAGAAGTGGCGATTAAGGTTCAAAAGCCAAACATTGAAGAGATAATAAAAAGCGACTTGAAGCTAATGAAATTCCTTGCGGTACGGATTGACAAATACCTTTACAAAACAAAGATATACAACCTGCCTTCAATCGTTGACGAATTTGAACGTTCCATCCTAAAGGAAATCAATTTTGAAGAGGAAGTAAGAAACATGGAAGTTATGGCGAAAAACTTTGAGGACGTTTCTTATATCCACATCCCAATCCCATACAATGATTACAGCACTAAAAAAGTAATTACAATGGAATTGATTGACGGGATTGAATTAACCAGAGTGATTAAAAGCAACTGTGAAAAATACGATAAAAAGCTTATTGCACAAAGAGGAATGGATTCCTATTTCAAACAGGTCATGATTGACGGATTTTTCCATGCAGACCCCCACCCGGGAAACATAATGGTTTATGACGACAATACAATCTGTTATATTGATGTCGGAATGGTAGGAATACTCACTGACGATGTCCGGGGAAACCTTGCAGAGCTGATACTGCTTCTGTATAATGGGAATACAGACAATATAATCAACCAGCTAATCTATATGGACATAATATCACCTACACAGAATACTCCTGAATTAAAGGCAGACATTAACGATTTGATGAAAAAATACTATGGAGCAAAACTGAAAAATGCCAACGGAAGCATAGAGGATCTGGTTAAAGCAATGATTAACAATGACATCGTTCTTCCAAGGGAATTTGTAATGCTCGGCAGGGGATTGACTTTAATTGAAGAAAGCGGAAGAAAGTTAAATCCCGACTTCGATACGGGAGATGAACTAAAAAAAGTGGCGCAAAAGCTTCTCATTTACCAGGCATCCCCAAAAAGGGCATTCAACGTTACCAGCAATTTTCTTCTTGAAATGGGGCACTTGGCCAAAAACCTCCCGAACACCATGAACAGTACCATATCCAAGCTGGATGATGGCCAGTTAACCCTTAATCTTAAGCTCGAATGGCTGATGGAAGTTGCAAAGCAGATTACAATAGCAATTATAATAGCAGCAGTTATTGTAGGTTCATCAATAGCGATATTCGCAGACAGGGGCCCTAAACTATTCGACATATCAATAATAGGATTGATAGGATTCGTATTCAGTGCCGCCCTTGGTATTTATCTGGTTATACAGTATCTGATGATGGAAATGGATTGA
- a CDS encoding ATP-binding cassette domain-containing protein, whose product MRLLIKYLLRKYWKILTLIVIFMFIYTYCQIEIISDLPMLMLLIKEYTIELDSILETGILTVFIAVILLVISSVGVSYLSVRFTSNFGYDIREKLFDIYASMDSMDEFDKIAISGLMTRTVRGIASFQAALMTFIKKVLFVLLLTVTITICLYDIDPRMSLVFALSSLIFLSIFIYKLMGLANSYFKVKAILGKINKRFRDKISVRNLYKQYNKEKLGENGFKSVAYESYHKGYLFQYRLNIFLVILIAMIIVLILVISYFAATFEISSTKIIDIILILLIISYYIRSLSGLISFTNTFHMTYTGATRIEDVLILEKSKNDEIEEISDFKDIRLNDITLVYDERRILSNISLEIEKGSHTLITGDAGSGKSSLMNFLMGFYREFEGEVIVDNNAVSPKSLRRLISYAPDNPNFLKDSVLENIRLGDESISPDDVIEACRVSLFDRDLDFEVYENGKNLNSDLKQRLSISRSIAHEREIYVFDNSFSTINSEDKEIIIRNILDRLDNKTLIFIDNDTESYPQIDKVIELNGGEINGL is encoded by the coding sequence ATGAGGCTTTTAATCAAATATTTGCTTAGAAAATATTGGAAAATACTGACATTGATTGTCATTTTTATGTTCATTTATACGTACTGTCAAATTGAGATTATCAGCGACCTTCCTATGCTGATGTTGCTTATTAAGGAATATACGATAGAACTGGACAGCATACTTGAAACGGGCATATTAACCGTATTTATTGCAGTAATACTGCTAGTTATATCTTCAGTAGGGGTTTCATATCTTTCAGTGAGATTCACATCCAATTTCGGCTATGATATCCGTGAAAAGCTCTTTGACATATATGCAAGCATGGATTCTATGGATGAATTTGACAAAATCGCTATTTCAGGTTTGATGACAAGGACAGTTAGGGGAATTGCATCATTCCAGGCAGCACTGATGACATTCATTAAGAAAGTCCTCTTCGTTTTGCTTTTGACAGTGACCATAACTATCTGTTTATATGATATAGATCCGAGGATGTCTTTAGTTTTCGCATTATCCTCACTGATTTTTTTAAGCATTTTCATTTATAAACTAATGGGATTGGCCAACAGTTATTTCAAGGTCAAGGCAATTCTCGGAAAAATCAACAAAAGATTCAGGGATAAAATCAGTGTTAGAAACTTATATAAGCAATACAATAAAGAAAAATTGGGCGAAAATGGATTTAAAAGCGTTGCGTATGAGTCATACCATAAGGGCTATCTCTTTCAGTACAGACTGAACATTTTCCTGGTGATTTTAATCGCAATGATTATCGTGCTAATTCTTGTCATATCCTACTTTGCCGCCACCTTCGAGATATCTTCCACGAAAATTATAGACATAATCCTCATTCTATTGATTATAAGCTACTATATAAGAAGCTTGAGTGGACTGATTTCATTTACAAACACTTTTCACATGACATATACCGGTGCAACCCGTATTGAAGACGTTTTAATTTTAGAAAAAAGCAAAAACGATGAAATTGAGGAGATAAGTGATTTTAAAGATATCAGATTGAATGATATAACTCTCGTTTATGATGAAAGACGCATTCTTTCAAACATATCCCTGGAGATTGAAAAGGGTTCGCATACATTGATTACCGGTGATGCCGGCAGCGGTAAAAGCAGTCTGATGAATTTTCTTATGGGATTTTACCGGGAATTTGAAGGGGAAGTCATAGTAGACAATAATGCCGTATCCCCTAAAAGCTTAAGAAGATTGATTTCCTATGCTCCAGACAATCCCAACTTTTTAAAGGACAGTGTGCTGGAAAATATTCGGCTGGGTGATGAAAGCATAAGTCCCGATGATGTGATTGAAGCCTGCAGGGTTTCACTGTTTGACAGGGATTTGGATTTTGAAGTTTATGAAAACGGGAAAAATCTGAACAGTGACTTAAAGCAGAGACTGTCCATTTCAAGAAGCATTGCCCATGAAAGAGAAATCTATGTTTTTGACAATTCATTTTCCACCATCAATTCCGAGGATAAGGAAATCATAATCAGGAATATCCTGGATAGACTTGATAACAAAACCTTAATATTCATCGATAATGACACTGAAAGCTATCCTCAAATTGACAAGGTCATAGAATTGAATGGCGGTGAGATCAATGGTTTATAA